A stretch of the Sulfurospirillum sp. UCH001 genome encodes the following:
- a CDS encoding GGDEF domain-containing protein, producing the protein MINCEKIIDSIHVGILTIDAELNIYYVNKWFAVHSDIDDADSCIGKNLLSLFDLSSERLKALKRHIKTALTLGGPSFFTADSNHYLFPMKNSITTKSIFEFMQQDVTIIPYNIEQKQVTVLIYDQTSLMEEKAKCNKESEDLAHAIKVANATIKKLETAKNKLVKQKDIIYKQAHYDHLTSLANRTLLTQRMQLLIENNHTSGRKFGVLFLDLDNFKEINDSLGHDVGDMILIHVSKTLLLATRKSDTVARFGGDEFIILVDDIEDEKSLKHIATKLIHAISQPIRVRHLDLTVTTSIGISLFPNHGTDFNQLIKNADLALYVAKSEGRNTYKIHHQS; encoded by the coding sequence ATGATAAATTGTGAAAAAATTATTGATTCGATTCATGTGGGTATCTTAACCATTGATGCAGAACTCAACATCTATTACGTCAACAAATGGTTTGCCGTACATAGTGATATTGATGATGCTGATAGTTGTATTGGGAAAAACCTCTTAAGTTTGTTTGACCTCTCTTCTGAGCGACTGAAAGCTCTTAAGCGTCATATCAAAACAGCATTAACGCTTGGTGGACCTTCATTCTTTACAGCAGATTCTAATCACTATCTTTTTCCGATGAAGAATTCCATCACCACAAAATCTATTTTTGAATTTATGCAACAAGATGTAACGATCATCCCTTACAATATTGAGCAAAAACAGGTAACGGTGCTTATTTATGACCAAACCAGTTTGATGGAAGAAAAAGCCAAATGCAATAAAGAGAGCGAAGATCTTGCTCACGCGATTAAAGTGGCAAATGCAACGATTAAAAAGCTCGAAACTGCTAAAAATAAATTGGTTAAACAAAAAGATATCATTTATAAACAAGCGCATTATGACCATCTAACATCACTTGCCAATAGAACACTGCTTACACAACGTATGCAACTTCTTATTGAAAATAATCACACCAGTGGACGTAAATTTGGTGTACTCTTTTTGGATTTAGATAACTTTAAAGAGATCAATGACTCATTAGGGCATGATGTGGGCGATATGATTTTGATTCATGTATCAAAAACGCTCCTGCTTGCTACACGCAAAAGTGATACTGTTGCACGTTTTGGAGGAGATGAGTTCATTATTTTAGTTGATGATATTGAAGATGAAAAAAGTCTCAAACACATTGCGACAAAATTAATTCATGCTATTTCACAACCTATTAGAGTCCGCCATCTTGATCTTACGGTTACCACCAGCATTGGTATTAGCCTCTTCCCAAATCATGGAACGGATTTTAATCAACTTATTAAAAACGCCGACCTCGCACTTTATGTCGCAAAATCAGAAGGTCGAAATACCTACAAAATTCACCATCAATCTTAA
- a CDS encoding response regulator transcription factor → MYKVLIVDDNDNNRLTLNLLLEEVEDIEVYEAEDGQVAVEMCVKNDFDLIFMDIMMPNLDGFEATKYIKQVNKKCMIIALSALDDEVSKHKMLSLGAEDYLTKPLNADHFLQRIKQYLRIIELRNKQIHKFPKALNPFNAHVFHRNITFRIDDEEALAQYWDYWLNGEKNIINLSDCVRLIYGFSLWLLKHDYECSIVVEENEEKMYMMLLQVKPLRSNIIKNILLKHFANAKYILSNDMLTFQLDKEIKHNNGVVEVSDEAKKILSKTHDNILSAVEYINSTAISFIPKIDGLEMINDETDKAILVFEKEPTKHNLTIIYENFQEYADILEELMDFEHLGFAVQTLINFLGTLTEEQFDPEKSKRLSAMLLNLLHDLASWRENVFITQVARDIHYLDSSLLSSCIQIEAIFEEKSVDVNHDDDIEFF, encoded by the coding sequence ATGTATAAAGTATTGATTGTTGATGATAATGATAACAACAGGCTCACGCTCAACCTTTTGCTTGAAGAGGTAGAAGATATCGAAGTTTATGAAGCAGAAGATGGGCAAGTTGCAGTTGAGATGTGTGTCAAAAATGATTTTGATTTGATTTTTATGGATATTATGATGCCAAACCTTGATGGTTTTGAAGCGACAAAATACATCAAACAAGTCAATAAAAAGTGCATGATTATAGCTCTGAGCGCTTTAGATGATGAGGTGTCTAAACACAAAATGCTCTCTTTGGGCGCGGAAGATTATCTCACAAAACCATTAAACGCCGACCATTTTTTACAACGTATCAAACAGTATCTACGCATTATTGAATTACGCAATAAACAAATTCATAAATTTCCAAAAGCTCTCAATCCTTTTAATGCTCATGTGTTTCACCGAAACATAACGTTTCGTATTGATGATGAAGAGGCGTTAGCGCAATATTGGGATTATTGGCTCAATGGTGAAAAAAATATTATCAATCTGAGTGATTGTGTGCGTCTTATTTATGGATTTAGCTTATGGCTCTTGAAACACGATTATGAGTGCAGTATTGTGGTTGAAGAGAATGAAGAAAAAATGTATATGATGCTTTTACAAGTGAAACCTCTTCGTAGCAATATTATTAAAAATATCTTACTCAAGCATTTTGCAAATGCCAAGTATATTCTCTCAAACGATATGCTGACCTTTCAATTAGACAAAGAGATTAAGCATAATAATGGGGTTGTTGAAGTCAGTGATGAAGCAAAAAAAATCCTCTCAAAAACACACGATAATATCTTAAGTGCTGTTGAATATATAAACAGTACAGCAATCTCCTTTATCCCAAAAATTGATGGTTTAGAGATGATTAATGATGAGACAGATAAAGCTATCTTAGTATTTGAAAAAGAGCCGACAAAACATAATCTAACGATTATTTATGAGAATTTCCAAGAGTATGCAGATATACTTGAAGAGCTGATGGATTTTGAGCATTTGGGTTTTGCCGTTCAAACGCTTATCAACTTTTTGGGAACGCTGACGGAAGAACAATTTGATCCTGAAAAATCAAAACGACTCTCAGCCATGCTTTTAAATCTTTTGCACGATTTAGCATCGTGGAGAGAAAATGTTTTCATCACACAAGTAGCAAGAGATATTCACTACCTTGATTCTTCACTTTTAAGTTCATGTATCCAAATTGAAGCGATATTTGAAGAGAAAAGTGTCGATGTCAATCATGATGACGATATAGAGTTTTTCTAA
- a CDS encoding HAMP domain-containing sensor histidine kinase → MIEDFFNKKPSIVLMGSMVENAAVVEKAHTLCSHVFYAKTPDELLNIVYLHYPNIIFGTVAYETTYYIDALSWIKKLKMNTYVTLYFEEKHLFYLKEIMDLKCQRYCYSDPKKETVLAELEESVSMALHEAVYHQFKVYFRAFVEHSIVSKSDLEGNVTFINDNFTKITGYTKEEILGKSHNLLKHPSNGVEVYQDLWNTITKGKVWRERVLNRNKDGSDFWADTIIIPFQDEITGEIVEYLAIRRDITQMLTEKKEIIAKQIQADEEMKLSEAKDAFLILFTHELKTPLNAILNFAQYLYKHMPHIDEVPKAKRLYLLEQIYKSASSMLENVTNILDLGKLRHQKLHYNLTLFNVKESILDVIEKHGALALEHKRTMLFQSDGSDPFLTSDEYRFKQILSNILSNAIKYGNTIVEIFLISDSEKIQIIVQDDGRGVKDKEKVFELYTQSSSGPSGIEKKGTGIGLHFVKLLCEGLKLEYKIEDSLTLGGAKFILTKRLKEQKNV, encoded by the coding sequence ATGATAGAAGATTTTTTTAACAAAAAGCCATCTATTGTTTTAATGGGAAGTATGGTAGAAAATGCAGCGGTTGTTGAAAAAGCACACACGCTGTGTAGCCATGTTTTTTATGCCAAGACGCCCGATGAGCTTCTCAATATTGTCTATCTTCATTATCCGAACATTATTTTTGGCACAGTTGCTTATGAAACGACTTATTATATCGATGCGCTTTCTTGGATTAAGAAGCTCAAAATGAATACCTATGTGACGCTCTACTTTGAAGAAAAACATCTTTTTTATTTGAAGGAGATTATGGATTTAAAGTGCCAGAGGTATTGTTACTCTGACCCTAAGAAAGAAACGGTTTTAGCAGAGTTAGAAGAGAGTGTCTCTATGGCGCTTCATGAAGCAGTGTATCATCAATTTAAAGTCTATTTCCGTGCATTTGTTGAGCACTCCATTGTTTCAAAATCAGACCTTGAAGGTAATGTAACGTTTATAAACGATAATTTTACAAAAATCACGGGATATACTAAAGAGGAAATTTTAGGTAAAAGCCATAATCTTTTAAAACATCCTAGTAATGGGGTTGAGGTTTATCAAGATCTGTGGAATACCATCACTAAAGGTAAAGTCTGGAGAGAACGAGTTCTCAATCGCAATAAAGATGGAAGTGACTTTTGGGCAGATACAATTATCATACCTTTTCAAGATGAGATCACAGGAGAGATCGTAGAATATCTCGCGATACGGCGCGATATAACACAAATGCTGACTGAAAAAAAAGAGATTATCGCAAAACAAATTCAAGCCGATGAAGAGATGAAACTCTCTGAAGCAAAAGATGCTTTTTTAATTCTTTTTACCCATGAACTTAAAACACCGCTCAATGCTATTTTAAATTTTGCACAGTACCTGTATAAACATATGCCGCACATCGATGAAGTTCCTAAAGCTAAAAGGCTCTATCTTTTAGAACAAATTTATAAGAGTGCATCTTCTATGTTGGAGAATGTGACCAATATATTAGATCTTGGGAAATTGCGTCACCAAAAATTGCACTACAACCTTACACTCTTCAATGTCAAAGAGAGCATTTTAGATGTCATTGAAAAGCATGGAGCATTGGCGTTAGAACACAAGAGAACCATGCTCTTTCAAAGTGATGGAAGCGATCCGTTTCTTACCAGTGATGAGTACCGATTTAAGCAGATTCTCTCTAATATTCTTTCAAACGCCATCAAATATGGCAATACTATCGTTGAGATTTTTCTCATTTCAGACAGTGAGAAGATACAAATTATCGTACAGGACGATGGTAGAGGCGTTAAAGATAAAGAGAAAGTTTTTGAGCTCTATACGCAAAGTTCTTCAGGGCCGAGTGGCATTGAGAAAAAAGGAACAGGTATAGGACTTCATTTTGTCAAATTACTGTGTGAAGGGTTAAAATTAGAATATAAAATTGAAGATTCACTCACACTTGGTGGGGCTAAATTTATTTTAACGAAGCGACTAAAGGAGCAAAAAAATGTATAA
- a CDS encoding chemotaxis response regulator protein-glutamate methylesterase, with protein sequence MIRVLIVDDSATARHSLREILESSPRVEVVGLAADAYIARDMIVELKPDVICLDVEMPRMDGVTFLQKLMLHYPTPVVMVSSLTRSSAKVTLDALEAGAVDYVAKPHSHIYDGKEEIREELIQKVINASYARVQKKIPQTRSKMNVMSLAETTHKVIAIGSSTGGTEALKVVLGGLPKNAPAVLVVQHMPQSFLESFASRLNQMCAVDVKVASNGEFIQTGTVYIAQGGKHMVLRRSGANYFIEIGLGQKVSGHCPSVDVLFNSVSKVAGSNAIGVILTGMGSDGAKGLKHMHESGAKTIAQSEESCVVFGMPKEAIKCGAVDKVVPLSEISQEIVNLLKSE encoded by the coding sequence ATGATTCGCGTTTTAATTGTAGACGACAGTGCAACAGCACGTCATAGCCTGCGTGAAATTTTGGAGAGCAGTCCAAGGGTGGAAGTCGTAGGATTGGCTGCAGATGCTTACATCGCACGAGATATGATCGTGGAGTTAAAACCTGATGTGATATGCCTTGATGTTGAGATGCCAAGGATGGATGGAGTCACTTTTTTACAAAAGCTAATGCTTCACTATCCGACTCCTGTGGTCATGGTTTCTTCTCTAACACGCAGCAGTGCAAAAGTCACATTGGATGCGCTTGAAGCGGGTGCTGTGGATTATGTTGCAAAGCCTCATTCACACATTTATGATGGGAAAGAAGAGATAAGAGAGGAGTTGATTCAAAAGGTTATTAACGCATCGTACGCAAGGGTACAAAAAAAAATTCCTCAAACTAGAAGTAAAATGAATGTTATGAGTCTTGCAGAGACAACCCATAAAGTGATTGCTATCGGTTCTAGTACCGGTGGTACAGAAGCGTTGAAGGTTGTGCTTGGCGGACTTCCAAAAAATGCTCCTGCCGTGTTGGTAGTTCAACACATGCCACAAAGTTTTTTAGAGTCATTTGCATCAAGACTCAATCAAATGTGTGCAGTGGATGTCAAAGTAGCGAGTAATGGAGAGTTTATTCAAACAGGGACAGTGTATATCGCTCAAGGCGGAAAACATATGGTCCTTAGGCGTTCAGGCGCAAACTATTTTATAGAGATTGGATTGGGTCAAAAAGTCAGTGGGCATTGTCCTAGTGTGGATGTGCTCTTTAATTCGGTTTCAAAGGTCGCAGGAAGCAATGCTATTGGTGTGATTTTAACGGGTATGGGAAGTGATGGTGCTAAGGGCCTGAAGCATATGCATGAATCGGGTGCCAAAACCATTGCCCAATCTGAAGAGAGCTGTGTGGTGTTTGGAATGCCAAAAGAGGCAATCAAATGTGGTGCTGTAGATAAAGTCGTACCGCTTAGTGAAATAAGTCAAGAGATCGTCAATCTATTGAAAAGCGAGTAA
- a CDS encoding chemotaxis protein CheD, whose protein sequence is MLPRKFIHVGEIFVGIKPTEIVTVLGSCVGVCLYDKVELIGGMNHYLLPLWNGNGLESPKYGNVAIPKLIENMENIGCLRRNMEAKIFGGANIHRANSEGQLIGQKNVLIAKEILRQWNIPIKAEDTGGNNGRRIMMISDANRIILKYVQNEIME, encoded by the coding sequence ATGCTTCCTCGTAAATTTATCCATGTTGGAGAAATTTTTGTGGGTATCAAGCCAACGGAGATTGTCACAGTGCTTGGTTCATGTGTAGGAGTTTGCTTGTATGACAAAGTCGAACTCATCGGAGGTATGAACCATTATCTGTTACCTCTTTGGAATGGAAATGGGCTAGAAAGCCCAAAATATGGCAATGTTGCCATTCCTAAACTTATTGAGAATATGGAAAATATAGGGTGTCTGAGACGCAATATGGAAGCAAAGATTTTTGGAGGAGCCAATATACATCGTGCCAATTCAGAAGGGCAACTCATAGGCCAAAAAAATGTCCTCATTGCTAAAGAGATTTTAAGACAATGGAATATCCCTATTAAGGCAGAAGATACGGGAGGCAACAACGGAAGGCGCATCATGATGATTAGCGATGCTAACCGCATTATTTTAAAATACGTTCAAAATGAGATTATGGAATGA
- a CDS encoding sensor histidine kinase KdpD yields MSQIQNFDDVSDAVLLEEVKRRFDQKNSTLEEMAFLTKKLYVLNEKLKEHDSIKGEFLSLIKNVFNNPLSSLLNLSSMMRKNEDTPKTQKMKLLLDMELRKLDFQLNNIFTAAEIEAGEIANYWSEVDLKLIVEEVKEAFSYLIEEKELVFISDIEIGRLIVSDAKKLHTIFSNLISNACEYSFPNNQVIIRATIEDDMLCISVSNVGDVISKEFKKEIFSRFKKVGVHESKARTSVDGLGLGLSIVSGLVESLDGEVDYCSNEEATVFTIKMKLQEYEKAEALMSESANEFMFDDTQEMKEF; encoded by the coding sequence ATGAGTCAGATACAAAATTTTGATGATGTCAGTGATGCTGTCTTACTTGAAGAGGTCAAACGTAGGTTTGATCAAAAAAACAGTACGCTTGAGGAAATGGCTTTTTTAACGAAAAAACTTTACGTTCTCAATGAAAAGCTTAAAGAGCATGATTCTATCAAGGGTGAGTTTCTTTCTTTGATTAAAAATGTTTTTAACAACCCTTTAAGTTCTCTTCTTAACCTCTCATCAATGATGCGTAAAAATGAAGATACCCCAAAAACGCAGAAGATGAAACTGCTTTTGGATATGGAACTACGTAAACTCGATTTTCAGCTCAATAACATTTTCACTGCTGCCGAGATTGAGGCAGGTGAAATTGCCAATTATTGGAGCGAAGTGGATTTGAAGCTAATTGTAGAAGAAGTCAAAGAGGCATTTAGCTATCTTATTGAAGAGAAAGAGCTTGTATTTATCTCAGATATTGAAATTGGTCGCTTAATTGTCAGTGATGCGAAAAAGCTTCATACCATTTTTTCCAATCTGATTTCTAATGCATGCGAGTACTCATTTCCTAATAATCAAGTAATTATTCGTGCAACGATTGAAGATGATATGCTTTGCATCAGTGTGAGCAACGTTGGAGATGTCATTTCTAAAGAGTTTAAAAAAGAGATTTTTAGCCGTTTCAAAAAAGTAGGCGTACATGAGAGCAAGGCACGTACATCTGTCGATGGTTTAGGCTTAGGGCTTAGCATCGTGAGTGGTTTGGTTGAGTCGCTTGATGGTGAAGTCGATTATTGCTCCAATGAAGAGGCAACGGTTTTTACGATTAAAATGAAATTGCAAGAGTATGAAAAAGCGGAAGCACTTATGAGTGAAAGTGCCAATGAATTTATGTTTGATGATACTCAAGAGATGAAAGAGTTTTGA
- a CDS encoding protein-glutamate O-methyltransferase CheR has protein sequence MERLVLRRKEFTLLQAFIYQHIGISLGDHKIYLVQARLAKRVKHLGLESFGEYYDYLVADKKGGELEYLSSLISTNVTSFFREQKQWEFLKTHLSSILASSNGKLRIWSAACSSGEEPYSIAMFLAEHLPNYAQYDIKILATDVSSKVLKIAMSGVYTQKACMSLKEEYLRKYFTPVRVQDEVHYRISDMLKKQIVFREFNLVTGDYNLFAHKAFDIIFCRNVMIYFDKPTQSTLVDRFHSILRKEGYLFIGSSEALTDMKKEFKSKSASIYQKV, from the coding sequence ATGGAAAGGCTCGTTCTAAGGCGCAAGGAATTTACGCTTTTACAAGCATTTATCTATCAACATATCGGTATTAGTTTAGGTGATCATAAGATCTATCTGGTCCAAGCCAGACTTGCTAAAAGAGTCAAGCATTTAGGGTTAGAGAGTTTTGGCGAGTATTATGACTATTTAGTTGCCGATAAAAAGGGTGGAGAGCTTGAGTATCTCTCCTCTTTAATCTCAACAAATGTCACTTCATTTTTTAGAGAACAAAAACAGTGGGAGTTTTTAAAAACCCATCTTTCTTCCATTCTTGCAAGCTCAAATGGTAAGTTACGCATTTGGTCTGCGGCATGCTCGAGTGGTGAAGAGCCTTATAGCATCGCGATGTTCTTAGCAGAACATCTTCCCAATTATGCTCAGTACGATATAAAAATTTTAGCAACGGACGTTTCATCGAAGGTACTAAAAATTGCAATGTCAGGAGTCTACACGCAAAAAGCATGTATGTCTTTGAAAGAGGAGTATTTACGTAAATACTTTACTCCTGTGAGGGTGCAAGATGAGGTTCATTACCGTATCAGTGATATGCTCAAAAAACAGATTGTTTTTCGTGAATTTAATCTTGTAACAGGAGACTATAATCTCTTTGCACACAAAGCATTCGATATCATTTTTTGTCGCAATGTCATGATCTATTTTGACAAGCCAACCCAGAGTACCCTTGTGGATCGGTTTCATTCGATTTTACGTAAAGAGGGGTATCTCTTTATAGGAAGTTCTGAAGCACTTACCGATATGAAAAAAGAGTTCAAATCTAAAAGTGCTTCAATCTATCAAAAGGTGTAA
- a CDS encoding chemotaxis protein CheA — MSREKLRQIFIEEANEIIEKMDVDILNYEESPSDKALLNEIFRGVHTLKGSANAFNFSRLGEFVHHFEDVLDYFRNSDTIPLSNDVDLFLESVSVIKETLVCEVEESTHLPTEYAPCLAKIQHILAKVNNLQGEQECSSNDLASEFGNDTFTPSFHTIDDEIFLSELHEGEILYKIGLKLDDDIYLRGFDHFLFFKNLSHVGRILASYWSEPLYEEVFDVERNMIKEVIVYFASTKDQESVADIFAFLEEEEFSVEVIKAKPLLEQSAVVEQKSAPTEEKEETKKSSIVSKNFLKIDALKLDELFDSIGELVIAQNYLGENTKIKAIADAEVTKTIENLSKITRLIQNRVMSLRMIPIRDTFDKMKRVVRDSSKKVNKPIHLVIEGEETEIDKTMVEALSDPLIHIIRNAIDHGIESSIEERLKAGKSEDGIVTLRAYHRGGNIIIEVKDDGRGINKAKVYQKALDKGIVEKDDILSDAEIYGLIMQPGFSTADVISDISGRGVGLDVVKTAIEAVRGKVDISSEEGKGTTFSIVLPLTLAIIDGMIVRCSDKIFIIPTLCITESFRPQEESVHSARGKEEFVQLRTDLLPIVRLNRVLELDECMPHPWESTLVCIENVRGKFALLVDELVGRQQVVIKTLGGFLAKTEGVSGGAVMGNGEIALILNVEELY; from the coding sequence ATGAGTAGAGAAAAATTAAGACAAATCTTTATCGAAGAGGCTAATGAAATCATCGAAAAGATGGACGTTGATATCTTAAATTATGAAGAATCGCCTAGTGATAAAGCACTCCTGAATGAAATTTTTCGAGGTGTGCATACGCTTAAAGGCAGTGCCAATGCTTTTAATTTCTCACGTCTAGGCGAATTTGTTCATCACTTTGAAGATGTTTTAGATTATTTTAGAAACAGCGATACGATACCACTAAGTAATGATGTAGATTTGTTTTTGGAAAGCGTGAGTGTCATCAAAGAAACACTTGTATGTGAAGTCGAAGAGAGCACACATCTTCCAACAGAATACGCCCCATGCCTTGCCAAAATTCAACATATTCTTGCTAAGGTCAATAACCTCCAAGGAGAACAAGAGTGTTCTAGTAATGATCTCGCTTCAGAATTTGGCAATGATACATTTACGCCATCTTTTCATACCATAGATGATGAGATTTTCTTAAGTGAACTTCATGAAGGCGAGATACTGTACAAAATTGGGTTAAAGCTTGATGATGACATTTATTTGCGAGGGTTTGATCACTTTTTATTTTTCAAAAACCTTTCACACGTAGGAAGGATTTTAGCTTCGTATTGGAGTGAGCCTCTGTATGAAGAAGTGTTTGATGTCGAACGCAATATGATTAAAGAAGTCATTGTGTATTTCGCAAGTACCAAAGATCAAGAGAGTGTTGCTGATATTTTCGCTTTTTTAGAAGAAGAGGAATTTTCAGTAGAGGTGATTAAAGCAAAACCTCTCTTAGAGCAAAGTGCTGTTGTAGAACAAAAAAGTGCTCCTACGGAAGAGAAAGAAGAGACAAAGAAAAGTAGCATTGTTTCTAAAAATTTTCTCAAAATTGATGCTCTTAAATTGGATGAATTATTTGATTCTATTGGCGAGTTAGTCATTGCTCAAAATTATCTGGGCGAAAATACGAAAATAAAAGCAATTGCAGATGCAGAAGTAACGAAAACAATTGAAAATCTCTCTAAGATTACGCGTTTGATTCAAAATCGTGTGATGAGTTTGCGGATGATCCCCATTCGTGATACGTTTGATAAGATGAAACGTGTGGTACGTGACTCCTCTAAAAAAGTCAATAAACCGATTCATTTAGTGATAGAAGGGGAAGAGACAGAGATTGATAAAACGATGGTTGAAGCACTTTCTGATCCTTTGATTCACATTATTCGCAATGCGATCGATCATGGTATTGAAAGCTCAATTGAGGAGCGGTTAAAAGCCGGTAAAAGTGAAGATGGCATTGTAACGCTCAGAGCCTATCATCGTGGTGGCAACATCATCATTGAAGTGAAAGACGATGGACGAGGTATTAACAAAGCTAAGGTGTATCAAAAAGCCCTAGACAAGGGCATTGTTGAAAAAGATGACATCCTAAGTGACGCTGAAATTTATGGACTCATTATGCAGCCAGGTTTTTCAACAGCAGATGTCATAAGCGATATATCAGGACGTGGCGTGGGACTGGATGTGGTTAAAACAGCCATCGAAGCGGTACGCGGAAAAGTCGATATTAGCTCCGAAGAGGGAAAAGGTACGACCTTCTCGATTGTTTTACCTTTAACATTGGCGATTATCGATGGTATGATCGTACGTTGCAGCGATAAAATTTTTATCATCCCAACATTGTGCATTACAGAATCGTTTAGACCGCAAGAAGAGAGTGTTCATAGTGCTAGAGGCAAAGAAGAGTTTGTGCAGTTACGTACAGATCTGTTGCCAATAGTTCGTTTAAATCGCGTTTTAGAATTGGATGAATGTATGCCACATCCTTGGGAATCCACATTGGTGTGTATTGAAAATGTTCGAGGTAAATTTGCACTTTTAGTTGATGAACTCGTAGGAAGACAACAGGTAGTCATCAAGACTTTGGGTGGATTTTTAGCGAAGACTGAAGGAGTAAGTGGAGGAGCTGTGATGGGCAATGGCGAAATAGCTCTGATCTTAAATGTTGAAGAGTTATACTGA